The Candidatus Hydrogenedentota bacterium genome includes a region encoding these proteins:
- a CDS encoding glycosyltransferase, whose translation METPDISVVIPVYNEEPNLREVIGRTAAALEKLNRSFEIVAVDDGSSDGSVALLEELQRDEPRLRIVKLMRNFGQTPAMYAGFSNVRGRLVLSIDSDLQNPPEELAKLIAKLDEGFDVVQGWREIRRDSMFRRYASKIMNAIVSWSTGIHLRDLGCGLKGYRREVIDQMVRFSHHSRYVPAEIVWLGVRIAEVQVAHCERAGGESKYSLWTLLRLNFDMIASVTTAPIKFIGLVGWLLSLVGFGMGGLIFAKRLIYGDFNQMVTVTALFFTLAGVQMIATGLMCEYMSRIYIEAQNKPYFIVKEIVEPEEKSREGKVADRSGAGRGRQRQRRDTEGAGAEPASLPRRRGGRRTS comes from the coding sequence ATGGAAACCCCGGATATATCGGTCGTAATACCCGTTTACAATGAGGAGCCGAATCTTCGCGAGGTAATCGGCCGGACCGCTGCGGCTCTTGAGAAACTGAACCGATCGTTCGAGATCGTGGCGGTGGACGATGGCAGTTCCGACGGCAGCGTGGCGTTGCTCGAGGAATTGCAACGGGACGAACCACGGCTTCGCATTGTGAAACTGATGCGCAATTTCGGCCAGACGCCGGCGATGTACGCCGGTTTTTCGAATGTTCGGGGACGTCTGGTCCTGTCCATTGATTCGGATTTGCAGAATCCGCCCGAAGAACTAGCCAAGTTGATAGCCAAGCTCGACGAGGGCTTCGACGTGGTGCAGGGTTGGCGGGAAATCCGGCGGGATTCGATGTTCCGGCGGTACGCCTCGAAAATCATGAACGCCATCGTGTCGTGGTCAACGGGTATTCATCTGCGGGATCTGGGTTGCGGATTGAAAGGTTATCGGCGCGAAGTGATTGATCAGATGGTTCGGTTTTCGCATCATTCCCGGTATGTGCCGGCGGAAATCGTATGGTTGGGTGTGCGGATCGCCGAGGTACAGGTGGCGCATTGCGAACGCGCGGGCGGGGAGAGCAAGTACAGTCTCTGGACGCTGCTTCGCCTGAATTTCGACATGATTGCAAGCGTCACGACGGCGCCGATCAAGTTCATCGGACTGGTGGGGTGGTTGTTGTCGCTGGTGGGGTTCGGCATGGGCGGTCTAATTTTCGCCAAGCGGCTCATTTATGGCGATTTCAACCAGATGGTCACCGTGACGGCGCTGTTTTTCACGCTGGCGGGTGTGCAGATGATCGCGACGGGCCTGATGTGCGAATACATGAGCCGCATCTATATCGAGGCGCAGAACAAACCCTATTTCATCGTCAAGGAAATCGTCGAGCCGGAGGAGAAATCGCGTGAAGGAAAGGTTGCTGACCGTTCTGGCGCTGGCCGTGGGCGGCAACGTCAGCGAAGGGATACTGAAGGCGCTGGCGCTGAGCCGGCTTCGCTGCCGCGTCGTCGGGGCGGACGTCGGACCTCATAA
- a CDS encoding glycosyltransferase family 39 protein, which yields MSLVVLAAASWIAGNRLLRSIRMQGIEPLALRLLVGMSLCSAVVAGLGAVSLDAARFLLNAFALAGLGYHLYLYKAAEGTDTPRERLDAVEKLSLLAVLSAACLALFGALAPATSWDACVAHLALAKDYTREGRILFVPGNEYTAYPHLLHVLYACVFAQDGERGAMLLGWLMGLLACAAAYMLGARVESRRCGLIAAAILATAPIFIDQAGTVSIDLAFCAFAVGAMAALAAWFKEREAAAPWLLLAGWLAGSSCGIRHTGYLVCVLLSLGVLLGARERRFRSFVLFVGISVLAASPWLLRSGLITGNPFYPLFISWFGAGSIPHWPVGFMAPHPSLDGFSLRQFLMFPWDIVMRPYLFDGWSKSPGGLVVLLGVPGLLVGGQRARILALYALSGIMCFFFFERYARYVLPFLIPMMVVAGIAACRLGRLRRVVAAVLAASFVFGLVLQAAAVHFKAPVVLGRETRQAYLTARVERYPAFEWVNRHIPIGDTILTFDRRSYFFDGRTYQNDAPLRALFGQPVEAQAAWLAAQGIKWIFIPATYIAQAPGYKDGYRDMIAGWRSEKRFFRSAQVIEMPNPRTGKLETVEVYYVNYANPTTGN from the coding sequence ATGTCGTTGGTGGTGTTGGCGGCGGCGAGTTGGATTGCCGGCAACCGGTTGTTGCGCTCGATTCGGATGCAGGGCATCGAGCCGCTGGCCTTACGTTTACTCGTGGGAATGAGTTTGTGTTCCGCGGTCGTGGCGGGGCTGGGCGCAGTGTCGCTCGACGCCGCGCGTTTTCTGCTCAATGCCTTTGCGCTTGCCGGTCTTGGCTATCACTTGTACCTCTACAAGGCGGCAGAGGGGACCGATACGCCGCGCGAACGCCTCGACGCGGTCGAAAAACTGTCCCTGCTCGCCGTCCTGTCTGCCGCGTGCTTAGCCCTGTTCGGGGCGCTGGCGCCGGCGACAAGCTGGGATGCATGCGTCGCGCATCTGGCTTTGGCCAAGGATTATACCCGCGAGGGGCGGATCCTGTTCGTGCCGGGCAACGAATACACGGCCTATCCGCATTTGCTGCATGTCCTGTATGCCTGTGTGTTTGCGCAGGATGGCGAACGGGGCGCGATGCTGCTGGGCTGGCTCATGGGCCTGCTGGCCTGCGCGGCCGCGTATATGCTGGGCGCGCGAGTCGAGAGCCGCCGCTGTGGACTGATTGCCGCCGCGATTCTGGCCACCGCGCCCATCTTCATCGATCAAGCGGGAACCGTGTCCATTGATTTGGCCTTCTGCGCTTTTGCCGTCGGCGCTATGGCGGCGCTCGCGGCATGGTTCAAGGAGCGCGAAGCAGCCGCGCCGTGGTTGCTCCTCGCGGGCTGGCTTGCGGGAAGTTCCTGCGGCATTCGCCATACGGGTTATCTGGTGTGTGTGCTTTTGTCGCTGGGCGTGTTGCTGGGCGCGCGCGAACGCCGTTTTCGTTCGTTTGTCCTGTTTGTGGGCATTTCTGTGCTGGCTGCGTCGCCCTGGCTGCTTCGCAGCGGACTGATCACCGGCAATCCGTTTTATCCCCTATTCATTTCATGGTTCGGAGCGGGTTCGATTCCGCATTGGCCGGTGGGCTTTATGGCTCCGCACCCGTCGCTCGACGGGTTCAGCCTGCGCCAATTTCTCATGTTTCCCTGGGATATCGTCATGCGGCCTTACTTGTTCGACGGTTGGTCGAAATCGCCCGGGGGGCTGGTGGTTCTGCTCGGTGTGCCCGGTCTTTTGGTGGGCGGCCAACGGGCGCGCATCCTGGCGCTGTACGCGCTTTCGGGCATCATGTGCTTCTTCTTTTTCGAGCGTTATGCGCGGTACGTTCTGCCGTTCCTCATTCCGATGATGGTGGTGGCGGGCATCGCCGCATGCCGGCTTGGCAGGCTGCGCCGTGTGGTCGCCGCCGTGCTTGCGGCGTCGTTCGTGTTCGGTCTCGTGTTACAGGCGGCTGCTGTCCATTTCAAGGCGCCGGTCGTGCTGGGACGCGAGACGCGGCAGGCGTATTTGACCGCGCGTGTGGAGCGGTATCCCGCTTTCGAATGGGTGAACCGGCATATTCCAATCGGCGACACCATCCTCACGTTCGACCGCCGGTCGTATTTCTTCGACGGGCGCACGTATCAGAACGATGCGCCGTTGCGTGCGTTGTTCGGCCAGCCTGTCGAGGCGCAGGCGGCCTGGCTGGCCGCGCAGGGCATCAAATGGATCTTCATTCCGGCCACCTATATCGCCCAGGCGCCGGGCTACAAGGACGGGTATCGCGACATGATCGCCGGCTGGCGGAGCGAGAAACGCTTCTTCCGTTCCGCGCAAGTGATCGAAATGCCCAATCCGCGGACCGGAAAACTGGAAACCGTGGAAGTCTACTATGTGAATTACGCAAATCCGACGACGGGAAACTGA
- a CDS encoding uroporphyrinogen decarboxylase family protein, with amino-acid sequence MITDLERFIACMEYRPCDRRPNHELGVWPQTVDRWRAEAPDAIADFRWDWFVDEPAIGLDRREYINVNYGLIPHFEPVVIEETDKYITARNHIGVVTKALKEGSVGGGRMCMDQYLEFPVQEPKDFVDIKRRLIAAIPERYPADLDDQIARWRTRDFPLVLGRNCAANGFYWRAREFMGTEALSTAFYEYPDLMHEMMEFYADLIIETSRPVLEKIQVEYFVLNEDFAMKSGPLIGPNIFREFIFPHLKRMVEFFRAHGTRYFAVDSDGDPTVLIPHLMDAGVDTLWPIERASNVSPMQWRRQFGKSLRLWGGVDKRELAKGPEAIRAHLREFIPLIEEGGFIPTVDHTVPPDVSWDNFRYYMDAKTLLLSGKL; translated from the coding sequence ATGATCACCGACCTTGAACGATTCATCGCGTGCATGGAGTATCGGCCCTGCGACCGGCGGCCCAATCATGAGTTGGGCGTTTGGCCGCAGACAGTGGACCGTTGGCGTGCGGAAGCGCCGGACGCCATCGCGGATTTCCGATGGGATTGGTTCGTAGACGAACCGGCGATCGGCCTCGACCGGCGCGAATATATCAATGTCAACTACGGACTCATTCCGCACTTCGAACCGGTGGTCATCGAGGAGACCGACAAATATATTACCGCCCGTAACCATATCGGCGTCGTGACGAAGGCGCTCAAAGAGGGCAGCGTGGGCGGCGGGCGCATGTGCATGGACCAGTATCTCGAATTTCCTGTCCAGGAGCCGAAGGATTTCGTGGACATCAAACGCCGTCTTATCGCGGCCATCCCGGAACGCTATCCGGCGGACCTCGACGATCAGATCGCGCGATGGCGCACGCGCGACTTCCCACTCGTACTCGGCCGCAACTGCGCGGCCAACGGGTTCTATTGGCGCGCGCGCGAATTCATGGGCACCGAGGCGCTCTCGACGGCCTTCTACGAATACCCGGATCTCATGCACGAGATGATGGAGTTCTACGCCGACCTGATCATCGAAACCAGCCGGCCCGTGTTGGAAAAAATCCAGGTCGAGTATTTTGTGCTGAACGAGGACTTCGCGATGAAGAGCGGGCCGCTGATTGGCCCAAACATCTTCCGCGAGTTCATCTTCCCGCACCTGAAACGCATGGTCGAATTCTTCCGCGCACACGGCACGCGCTATTTCGCGGTGGATTCGGACGGCGACCCGACGGTTTTGATCCCGCACCTGATGGACGCGGGTGTGGATACCCTCTGGCCGATCGAACGCGCGTCGAACGTCAGCCCGATGCAATGGCGAAGGCAATTCGGCAAGAGCCTTCGTCTTTGGGGCGGCGTGGACAAGCGCGAACTTGCCAAAGGTCCCGAGGCGATTCGAGCCCATCTCCGCGAGTTCATCCCGCTCATCGAAGAAGGCGGTTTCATTCCCACCGTGGATCACACGGTGCCGCCTGATGTCTCATGGGATAATTTCAGGTATTACATGGACGCGAAGACGCTTCTGCTTTCCGGAAAATTGTAA